tcttattgacaataaatctgcttacgttttatttgattcgggtgcggatagaagctatatgagtagagatttttgtgctaaattaagttgtccattgacgccgttggatagtaaatttttactcgaattagcaaatggtaaattaatttcagcagataatatatgtcggaatcgagaaattaaactggttagcgaaacatttaagattgacttgataccagtagagttagggagttttgatgtgataatcggtatggactggttgaaagaagtgaaagcagagatcgtttgttacaaaaatgcaattcgcattatacgagaaaaaggaaaacccttaatggtgtacggagaaaagggcaacacgaagctacatcttattagtaatttacaaaaactaataagaaaaggttgctatgttgttctagcacacgtcgagaaagtacaaactgaagaaaagagcatcaatgatgttcccgtcgcaaaagaatttcccgatgtatttccgaaagaattaccgggattacccccacatcgatccgttgaatttcaaatagatcttgtaccaggagctgcaccaatagctcgtgctccttacagactcgcacccagcgagatgaaagaactgcaaagccaattacaagaacttttagagcatggtttcattcgaccaagtacatcaccgtggggagctcctgttttgtttgtcaagaagaaagatggtacattcaggttgtgtatcgactaccgagagttgaacaaacttaccaacaagaaccgctacccactaccgagaatcgacgacttatttgatcaactacaaggctcgtctatttattcaaagattgacttacgttccggtatcatcaaatgcgggtgaaagaagatgatattccaaagactgctttcagaacacgttacggtcattacgagtttatggtcatgccgtttggtttaactaatgcaccagctgtgttcatggaccttatgaaccgagtgtgtggaccataccttgacaagtttgtcattgttttcattgatgacatacttatttactcaaagaatgaccaagaacacggtgaacatttgagaaaggagttagaagtattgaggaaggaagaattgtacgctaaattttcaaagtgtgcattttggttggaagaagttcaattccacggtcacatagtgaacaaaaaaggtattaaggtggatccggcaaagatagaaactgttgaaaagtgggaaaccccgaaaactccgaaacacatacgccattttttaggactagctggttactatagaaggttcatccaagacttttccagaatatcaaaacccttgactgcattaacgcataaagggaagaaatttaaatggaaggatgaacaagagaaagcgtttcagttattgaagaaaaagctaactacggcacctatattgttatttcctgaagggaatgatgattttgtgatttattgtgacgcatcaaagcaaggtctcggttgtgtattaatgcaacgaacgaaggtgattgcttatgcgtctagacaattgaagattcacgagcaaaattatacgacgcatgatttggaattaggcgcggttgtttttgcattaaagacttggaggcactacttatatggggtcaaaagtattatatataccgaccacaaaagtcttcaacacatatttaatcagaaataactgaatatgaggcagcgtaggtggattgaattgttgaatgattatgactttgagattcgttaccacccggggaaggcaaatgtggtagccgacaccttgagcaggaaggacagagaacccattcgagtaaaatctatgaatataatgattcacaataaccttactactcaaataaaggaggcgcaacaaggagttttaaaagagggaaatttaaaggatgaaatacccaaaggatcagagaagcatcttaatattcgggaagacagaacccggtatagggctgaaaggatttgggtaccaaaatttagagatatgagagaaattgtacttagagaagctcataaaaccagatactcaatacatcctggaacggggaagatgtacaaggatctcaagaaacatttttggtggccaggtatgaaagccgatgttgctaaatacgtaggagaatgtttgacgtgttctaaggtcaaagctgagcatcagaaaccatcaggtctacttcaacaacccgaaatcccggaatggaaatgggaaaatattaccatggatttcatcactaaattgccaaggactgcaagtggttttgatactatttgggtaatagttgatcgtctcaccaaatcagcacacttcctgccaataagagaagatgacaagatggagaagttagcacgactgtatttgaaggaagtcgtctccagacatggaataccaatctctattatctctgatagggatggcagatttatttcaagattctggcagacattacagcaagcattaggaactcgtctagacatgagtactgcctatcatccacaaactgatgggcagagcgaaaggacgatacaaacgcttgaagacatgctacgagcttgtgttattgatttcggaaacagttgggatcgacatctaccattagcagaattttcctacaacaacaactaccattcaagcattgagatggcgccatttgaagcactttatggtagaaagtgcaggtctccgatttgttggagtgaagtgggggatagacagattacgggtccggagataatacaagaaactaccgagaagatcatccaaattcaacaatggttgaaaaccgcccaaagtcgacaaaagagctacactgacattaaaagaaaagatatagaatttaaaattagagagatggtcatgcttaaagttgcaccttggaaaggcgttgttcgatttggtaaacgagggaaattaaatccaaggtatattggaccattcaagattattgatcgtgtcggaccagtagcttaccgacttgagttacctcaacaactcgcagctgtatataacactttccacgtctcgaatttgaagaaatgttttgctaaagaagatctcactattttgttagatgaaatccaaatcaacgaaaaacttcaatatatcgaagaacccgtcgaaataatggatcgtgaggttaaaagacttaagcaaaacaagataccaattgttaaggttcgatggaatgctcgtagaggacccgagtacacctgagaacgagaagatcagatgaagaagaaatacccgcatttatttccagaagatacgtcaacacctccaactgcttaaaatttcgggacgaaatttatttaacgggtaggtactgtagtgacccgaaattttccatgtttatatatatattaaatgaaattattatttacttgattaagtgtttccaacatgttaagcaatcaaacttgttaagacttgattaattgaaataggtttcatatagacaattgaccacccaagttgaccggtaattcacgaacgttaaaacttgtaaaaactatacgatgacatatatatggttatatatatagttaacatgattttattataagtatgtatctcattaggtattttaacaatgagttatatacataaaaatgagactattaatttaagaaactcgaaaacgatatatataacgattatcgttataacaacgtcttactaggtacatatgaatcatattaagatattgatacacttggttaattatgttaaatgataagtaaatatattattaagtgtattaacaatgaaatacatatgtaaaaataagactactaacttaatgatttcgaaacgagacatatatgtaacgattatcgctgtaactacatttaactgtatatacatcatactaagatatattatatatcataatatcatgataatataacaatttaacatctcatttgttataataaacaatgggttaacaacattcaacaagatcgttaacctaaaggtttcaaaacaacatttacatgtaacgactaacgatgacttaacgactcagttaaaatgtatatacatgtagtgttttaatatgtattcatacacttttgaaagacttcaagaaacttatcaaaatacttctacttaacaaaaatgcttacaattacatcctcgttcagtttcatcaacaattctactcgtatgcacccgtattcgtactcgtacaatacacagcttttagatgtatgtactattagtatatacactccaatgatcagctcttagcagcccatgtgagtcacctaacacatgtgggaaccatcatttggcaactagcatgaaatatctcataaaattacaaaaatatgagtaatcattcatgacttatttacatgaaaacaaaattacatatcctttatatctaatccatacaccaacgaccaaaaacacctacaaacactttcattcttcaattttattcatctaattgatctctctcaagttctatcttcaagttctaagtgttcttcataaattccaaaagttctagtttcataaaatcaagaatacttccaagattgcaagtttacttccaagttttctaaatccattccaagtaatcatacaagatcaagaaacctttgttacttatagtaggttatctttctaatacaaggtaataatcatattcaaactttaattcaatttctataactataacaatcttatttcgagtggaaatcttacttgaaattgttttcgtgtcatgattctgcttcaagaactttcaagccatccaaggatcctttgaagctagatctattttttctcatttccagtaggtttatccaaggaacttgaggtagtaatgatgttcataacatcattcgattcatacatataaagctatcttattcgaaggtttaaacttgtaatcactagaacatagtttagttaattctaaacttgttcgcaaataaaagttaatccttataaattgacttttaaaatcaactaaacacatgttctatatatatatgatatgctaacttaatgatttaaaacctggaaacacgaaaaacaccgtaaaaccggatttacgccgtcgtagtaacaccgcgtgctgttttgggttagttaattaaaaactatgataaactttgatttaaaagttgttattctggaaaaatgatttttattatgaacatgaaactatatccaaaatttatggttaaactcaaagtggaagtatgttttctaaaatggtcatctagacgtcgttctttcgactgaaatgactacctttacaaaaatgacttgtaacttatttttctgagtataaacctatactttttctttttagattcataaaatagagttcaatatgaaaccatagcaatttgattcactcaaaacggatttaaaatgaagaagttatgggtaaaacaagattggataatttttctcattttagctacgtgaaaattggtaacaaatctattccaaccataacttaatcaacttgtattgtatattatgtaatcttgagataccatagacacgtatacaatgttttgacctatcatgtcgacacatctatatatatttcggaataatcatagacactctatatgtgaatgttggagttagctatacagggttgaggttgattccaaaatatatatagtttgagttgtgatcaatactgagatacgtatacactgggtcgtggattgattcaagataatatttatcgatttatttctgtacatctaactgtggaaaactagttgtaggttactaacgaggacagctgacttaataaacttaaaacatcaaaatatattaaaagtgttgtaaatatattttgaacatactttgatatatatgtatatattgttataggttcgtgaatcaactagtggccaagtcttacttctcgacgaagtaaaaatctgtgaaagtgagttatagtcccacttttaaaatctaatatttttgggatgagaatacatgcaggttttataaatgatttacaaaatagacacaagtacgtgaaactacattctatggttgaattatcgaaatcgaatatgcccctttttattaagtctggtaatctaagaattagggaacagacaccctaattgacgcgaatcctaaagatagatctattgggcctaacaaaccccatccaaagtaccggatgctttagtactttgaaatttatatcatatccgaagggtgtcccggaatgatggggatattcttatatatgcatcttgttaatgtcggttaccaggtgttcaccatatgaatgatttttatctctatgtatgggatgtatattgaaatatgaaatcttgtggtctattgttacgatttgatatatataggttaaacctataactcaccaacatttttgttgacgtttaaagcatgtttattctcaggtaaatattaagagcttccgctgtcgcatactaaaataaggacaagatttggagtccatgtttgtatgatattatgtaaaaactgcattcaagaaacatatgtcgatgtaatatatttctattgtaaaccattatgtaatggtcgtgtgtaaacagtatattttagattatcattatttgataatctacgtaatgcttttgaaacatttattgataaaataaaggttatggttgttttaaaaatgaatgcagtctttaaaaaatgtctcatatagaggtcaaaacctcgcaacgaaatcaataaatatgaaacgtttataatcaatatgaacgggacatttcactcctaGCTCCGGTTATGACCATTTTGATATTGATGCGCATATTGAAACTGATTTCATGCAACGTATTTTGTGAATATGATTATGTGTTTCATGCTAAGGGTATAATTTTGAACTCATGAATGATTATAGGTTAACTACTGAGTATTTACATGACATAAGTGGAACTTTTTAGTCATTTATGCATATGCATCCGTAGTGCGCACTACTTAACATGCGGTATGACAACGAAGTCGAAAATTGATGAAACTTGAAACTGAAACTGAAAATGCATGATATGAACCAAGTTTGATtatttgaccaacatttgacatgaacctgctgaggtgttgactttggttgaccagtttgaccaagtttgactttggttgacttttattgacttgcttgaactagttgactatgtgttgacttttactttgaaacgcgttggtctgagcaataggacaacttactCTATAAAACCATTATTGTATAAGATataaatattgaccaacctaaatacgtatatctaggttgcattactcggcagtAAACCGTACAAGCTATTTCGCTTACTTTTCATACAGAGTTTTTCaaatgtgagtctacagtcccacttttatttactatttctgggatgagaatacacgttgttTACAAATGTTTTTGTTGTTGACACAagtattattatacatattgagttattgttcacaaagcccctagcttgaatacttttattaccttcgggtacgcacattttagatggacggatccgttaggttagacaaacctcaccctactataactgttggtgcatttactttgaactgtatgtacactcgaacaagtgtatacgttttatggggtaaaggataagtgtagtgtatactatacgcatgtctttatgctagtattcaggtgctcatggattatgtacaTTTTGCAACGTTGGGTTGTGCTTATTGAAATATCGTAGTCAAATGCAAACGAATTATTTTCCGGAATATTGCTTTTCATATAGTGTTTTAcgcacttaaacctgtagattcaccaacattattgttgacctgtttttgcgtgttttattctcaggtccataAGAGGTATAGCTTCCGCTGTCTGTTTGATGcttggtctggccgtggagtcagcatgatTTAATAAGAACATTTATTATTTTTGCATTTAAACTTTTGTACTTGtttaatactgttggcttgtggttacgatcacaatggTTTTACTTTGGTTATTGGCTTATGTTTTAAAGTCCCATATTTTTAATAAAACAAAATGTGAATTCttacaaaacgtctcatatagagggtttAACTGTTACTgtgggacctatgattaacacgccgtcagatgggaaTTTTGCGGGGTGTTATATCGTAATTTTTTCGACTTGGTCGGTGGTGCCGAAAAAATTTAACTTGCGTCAAGCGTGAAGATATGGCCTGTTGGAAATTTGGGTAGAGTTTATTTGAGTTTTTTTAAGTAATTAGTAATTTTATGTTTTAACCCCCTGTTGCAAGGGTTGAAAGTGTAAGCTGGGGAAAGTTGAGGGAGGTGGAGATTTTTTTTCTCTGATGTCGTTTTGGTGGTTTTTGATCATCGAAGGATATTTTTTGTATTGGTTTTAGTATGCAggagtaataataatagttctaaataCATTAAGTCAACTTCCAATGTCCGCTCTCCACGTGTACAAATAACATTGTAGAAACCAAATGCATTCCCAATCCATCCGACCCGACTCATAATACAGGGACTAAAAGTGGTAAATAAAAGCCTAAAAGCAATAAATAATAAGTGCAAAAAGTAAATGTGTAAACCCATCATTTCCATTTCTTTCACCAACTCAAAACCCACCAAAAACTTTGAACAGATTACTGATCCTGTTCGTCGCAAACTAGGTGTCACAACCATTACCATTAAACACAAAATAATCTTACGAACAAAACGTAACAAATTATATCGAAAACGATGAGTTTTGATGGATTAATTTTAAAGGTAATAAATGATGTTTTATTGAAAATCTATAATTGTAATTTGTTTCTTGGGCCACTGATGGTATGTTTAATGGATTTAGAGTGTCATTGTTTTGCAATGGGTTTGCCATTAATTTGATGTCTACCTCTTCATTATTTAATTCCATATTTATTGCAAAAAAAACATAAACGGTGATCAAAATGCTCCCATGTCGCAACAATGCAACATAAAACCCTAAAAAGTTTTCATTAAAACTCACTTCCAAAAGCATATTGTAATGAAACCGGCCATGCGCACACAACAAACCTATACTCGAGTTAACGGGGTAAATGCATAAGGTTTTAAGGGAGTAATCTTTTACTTAGGAGTTAGGTGTAAGCTCTAGTGGCGATTTCCGACCCTTTGCTGATCACTTCAAAATATGTTGCCAGTGAGGTTTAAACCTGAAATGACACCGAATCTACTGTACGAAATAATCATTATAGACATACTTACGACGAAATGTTAGTATATAGCGACTAAACATGCCCTTGTTTCCTTGTAGAGTTGTAGTGATATCTAAGTATGATACAGAGTTAGAAGTAGGGATGTCAATGGTCACCCGATCTAATGAATATCCATCTGATCCATCCGATacataatggatatggatgatataaatggatatggatacagaTATGGATAAACTTAAATGGATACGGATATGGgtgtggatgaaaaaatttcatccatgaatatatccatatacaccataaatacataaatatagatatatgcaagCACATTTACTATTATAAATTCATTtacaattacacatatatatttttcgAAATTATATGATGAATTAACCATgaaatattacaataaaacatgtatatataatcaaatatacataaatattacatataatttgttatagtctatgtttgaaagtaagtttaacaaattgtgttatatcttcgacaaaaaATACATGTTCTTATGATAGATTTTAATTATgccatattatattaatttttttatataacacTTTATTTTAATCACATATTAGGAAATATTAAATATTTTTTGAATATCCAacagatatccattaacccgcttaattcattggatatggatatggatggatgaactgaaattaaacggatatggatatggatatggatatggatgaacaaaaattaaatgaatatAGATATGGATACGTCATTACCCGAtctatatccgatccattgtcatccctagttagAAGGTAGCCAACCGTCCCAAAGGCCATAAACAAATCCAACTGCATTAGATGACGAAAACATAAACATATCAAACTTCGTACATTATTGGCCAATGATTGATTAAAGTTTCATTGTACCCCATTAATAAATATTgtccaaaaataaataaaaaatgaaacTACCGGATAGAGCACTCTGAAATCCCTTTTCTACTTTAAATTTTAATAACAAATCTCGACCACATTCTTTAGCACTCCAAAAGCAATGGAAAAAAAGATACATAATTATTCCTTAATTAATAAGGTTTTCCCACCCTAGAGCGTTACTAATTTACTTACATATACGCGGTCTAACCAGATTATTCAGTGACTATATCTGGCCTTTTCTCTGATCATCCCAAGATGTGATGCTATTTTAGTGTAAAACTCGAGACCTTTTGTGATAATATTAAGATGTCAGTCACTAAGTAATGGCAGTCATAAGATTGGTTGAAAAATAATACATGTGTTATTATAATGTGTTGATAATAAAGGAAGGTTGTTACTTAGATAAAGCTTAGCTAATATGTCTCCCACCATGCACCCCTTATAAATCATACCTTCACATCCCTTCATCACTAAGTAAATACTCTAAATCACTATTTCTGCATACTAGTTGCATTCGAGTGGTTCATAACAAAGAGATGAATATGATGCATATTGATTTGGGTCCTGCGGTTGTAGCTGTGGCCATGTTCATACTATTGTCACCAGGACTGCTATTTCAGATGCCAGCAAGAACCAGGGTGATAGAGTTTGGGAACATGTACACCAGTGCCATAGCGATTCTAATTCACGCTATTTTGTATTTTTGTATATATACTATTTTGGTTGTAACTATCGGTATTCATATACACACTTGATCATCTCTCTTTTTCTTAATGTtcatatactctctctctctctctctttatttCTTTCTTATGTGGTAAATATAATTCAAATGAATATATTTTCTCTTGATTAGATTATGTTGGACCAAACTCTTTTGATTTCATATAGTGAACTTTCTGCTTGATTTTCCTTTTCGAAATGCATATTTGTTAATACGGTTGGTTTATGTGTCTACTTATTTATATTTCCCTCATAGAGTGTGAGTGTGTTTAGGAGTTTGTTTTCAGAGCATAATTTGTTTTAGAAGTTGGAACCGTGTTTTggaaaaactattttataaaactgTGTTTTGTCTATTGAAAGCTGtaaaaattcattttatttaatttgaCTTATCTTATGATTATTTGCGTTTTGTAAAAGTAAGTCAGATAGTTCACAACAAATTTTGTAATGATAGCAAGGAGATTTTTGGAGCTTTTATCTTTTATGAAAAAGCTTGTACATGATAAAAAGCTTCGTTTGGTGACAGAGTTTAAAGCGTTTTTGAGATGAGAAAAAGCCCTTATTTGAAACGCTACACCAACCAGCGTTTGAGATAATCTAGAGCTTTTAGGGTATTTAATTACGTAAAAATCCTTCCACGATTACAGGAATCTCCCACGTAAATCAGTTATCGCCCCTAATAGCATCGTTAATCTTCTGGTTTGTTGTTCACGATCGCCTCTGCAATTCTtctttgaggtaaaccctaattcttaatctTCTGTTGATGATGTGGTGATATGCAATTCTTAAACCTCTGTTGATGCTGCTGTGATTATAGTTTAATCCGTTGTTATTAATCTGCACTTCTGAATGCTCTGTTGCTTTTAATATGTTATTCTTATTGCTGATGTTGTAAACCGTTATTGTTGTGCGATAGCGGCTGTTGTTATCTGATTATGATTAATAATCCGTACTTAATCCTTGATTGTTGCtgctgttggtgattttagcatgatccaacgtcattttagttgattggattgctaagttgaaagtattcgaaccattgaaacgctacacgattttggggagtgtggagtacacgttcgtaaagtgtaaactggtttgaggttatgttagtgagcttggaaataatgtttggaacattagaaat
This window of the Rutidosis leptorrhynchoides isolate AG116_Rl617_1_P2 chromosome 7, CSIRO_AGI_Rlap_v1, whole genome shotgun sequence genome carries:
- the LOC139856888 gene encoding uncharacterized protein, whose product is MNMMHIDLGPAVVAVAMFILLSPGLLFQMPARTRVIEFGNMYTSAIAILIHAILYFCIYTILVVTIGIHIHT